In a genomic window of Scyliorhinus torazame isolate Kashiwa2021f chromosome 5, sScyTor2.1, whole genome shotgun sequence:
- the LOC140421474 gene encoding uncharacterized protein isoform X1 — protein MEPGVGQRKLNYITLEKEVSQGVRSGGFQVRKIKPSITSGSDRVLNLSDPEYQWILNMEGKSIVQSGEKPYMICVCGRGFSQSSGLTSHKCSRTEEKPWKCGDCGKGFTSPSQLETHQRSHTGERPFTCTTCGKGFTRLSGLQAHQQVHTDERLFRCSYCGTGFRNSSHLTAHHRIHTGEKPFVCAKCGKVFTQSFNLQKHQRIHCGERPFACAQCGKVFTQASALQKHQRIHTGERPFTCSECGKGFTQSSLLLRHQLVHTDERPFQCPDCGKCFKSSWDLMSHQRVHTDEKPFRCSHCGTGFRRSSQLTLHQRIHTGERLFTCAKCGKGFTQSSTLSTQQLIHTGERPFTCSECGKGFTQSSHLRIHQRFHTGERPFQCADCGKCYKSSWDLKCHQRVHTNERPFRCSQCGTGFRRSSHLTAHQRIHTGERPFACSKCGKGFTNSSTLQKHQRVHTGERPFICANCGKGFTRLFNLQTHQRIHTGERPFTCSECGKEFTQLSNLQQHQRGHK, from the exons atggagccgggagtcgggCAAAGAAAACTTAACTATATTACACTGGAGAAagaag tttcacagggtgttcgaagtggAGGATTCCAAGTCCGAAaaatcaaaccaagcatcacatcgggatctgacagagtcctcaatttatcagatCCTGAATATCagtggattttgaacatggaaggaaaaagcatcgttcagagtggggagaaaccatacatgatttgtgtgtgtggacgaggattcagtcagtcatcaggcctcacaagccacaaatgcagtcgcactgaggagaaaccgtggaaatgtggggactgtgggaaaggattcacttccccatcccagctggaaactcatcaacgcagccacactggggagagaccattcacctgcaccacgtgtgggaagggattcactcggttatccggcctgcaggcacaccagcaagttcacactgacgagagactgttcaggtgctcttactgcgggactgggttcagaaactcatctcacctcactgcacatcaccgaattcacactggggagaagccatttgtcTGTGCCAAGTGTGGCAAGgtattcactcagtcattcaacctgcagaagcaccagcgaattcactgtggggagaggccatttgcctgcgcTCAGTGTGGGAAGGTATTCACTCAGGCATCCgctctgcagaagcaccagcgaattcacactggggagagaccattcacctgctcagagtgtgggaaaggattcactcagtcatccctcctgctgagacaccagctagttcacactgatgagagacctttccaatgtccagactgcgggaagtgctttaaaagttcttgggatctgatgagccatcaacgtgttcacactgatgagaaaccattcaggtgctctcactgcgggactgggttcagacgatcatctcagctcactttacatcagcgaattcacactggggagagactattcacctgcgccaagtgtgggaagggattcactcagtcatctactctgtccacacagcagctaattcacactggggagagaccattcacctgctccgagtgtgggaagggattcactcagtcatcccacctgcggattcaccagcgatttcacactggagagagaccgttccaatgtgcagactgcgggaagtgctataaaagttcttggGATCTGaagtgccatcaacgtgttcacaccaacgagagaccgttcaggtgctctcagtgtgggactgggttcagacgatcatcacacctcactgcacatcagcgaattcacactggggagaggccatttgcctgctccaagtgtgggaagggattcacaaacTCATCCACTCTGcaaaagcaccagcgagttcacactggagagagaccgttcatctgcgccaattgtgggaagggattcactcgattattcaacttgcagacacaccagcgaattcacactggggagagaccattcacctgctctgagtgtgggaaggaattcactcagttatccaacctgcagcagcaccaacgaggccacaaataa